From one [Ruminococcus] lactaris ATCC 29176 genomic stretch:
- a CDS encoding VanZ family protein — translation MIYYFDSVYVIGGLALLFLILLAFLKFMKRKSNMYLLCFSVMYIYLCVVLDLTQFPIYASEGMKAAMGGQNVWREMNLIPLKTIVTDFSMESVLNIIVTIPLGFGLSFLMRCSWRQIMLSGLLVGGCAEAGQLLTALWVGFTFRHVNIDDILLNIIGVLLGYGVFKIFRNVFQWGYKKLETNSNAFLSYIKCVCDDNSDALLK, via the coding sequence ATGATTTATTATTTTGACAGCGTTTATGTCATAGGCGGTTTAGCATTACTTTTTCTTATACTACTGGCTTTTTTGAAATTTATGAAAAGAAAAAGCAATATGTATTTATTATGCTTTTCTGTTATGTACATATACTTATGTGTTGTCCTTGATTTAACGCAATTCCCAATTTATGCATCGGAAGGAATGAAAGCAGCAATGGGTGGACAAAATGTTTGGAGAGAAATGAATTTGATTCCACTAAAGACGATAGTGACAGATTTTTCAATGGAGAGCGTTCTGAATATTATAGTGACAATTCCATTGGGATTTGGGTTATCGTTTCTGATGAGATGCTCTTGGCGACAAATTATGCTGAGTGGATTACTGGTGGGTGGATGTGCAGAGGCAGGGCAATTATTGACTGCGTTATGGGTTGGATTTACTTTCAGACATGTGAATATAGACGATATTCTTTTGAATATTATAGGAGTATTGTTAGGATATGGGGTATTTAAAATATTCCGTAATGTATTTCAGTGGGGATACAAAAAGTTAGAAACGAACTCAAATGCTTTTTTGTCCTATATTAAATGTGTGTGCGATGACAATTCTGATGCATTGTTAAAGTGA
- a CDS encoding M48 family metallopeptidase, with product MSFPISYEIIYSKRKSVAIQIRPDGQVIVRAPYGCPRSFINSFIHQKADWIVKHSAENKQRYEKQVQLKKDRPTLSDAQRRRYIETARSIFTQKAAYYARLMGVTYGRISIREQKTRWGSCSSKGNLNFNWRLIFAPEEVVDYIVVHELAHRKEMNHSRAFYNVVASVLPDYKVQEKWLKENGEKLWNCV from the coding sequence ATGAGTTTTCCCATTTCTTACGAAATTATCTACAGTAAGCGGAAATCCGTTGCAATTCAGATCCGTCCTGACGGACAGGTCATCGTGCGTGCTCCCTATGGTTGTCCCCGTTCCTTTATCAATTCTTTCATCCATCAGAAAGCTGACTGGATCGTAAAACATTCTGCCGAAAATAAGCAGCGTTACGAAAAACAGGTACAACTAAAAAAAGACCGCCCCACGCTCTCAGATGCACAACGCAGACGGTATATTGAGACTGCCCGTTCTATTTTTACGCAAAAGGCTGCTTACTACGCAAGACTTATGGGCGTTACTTACGGCCGGATCTCTATCCGGGAGCAGAAGACCCGCTGGGGAAGCTGCAGCAGCAAGGGAAACCTTAACTTTAACTGGCGTCTGATCTTCGCTCCCGAAGAAGTGGTTGATTATATTGTCGTTCATGAGCTGGCTCATCGGAAAGAAATGAACCACTCCAGAGCTTTTTATAATGTAGTTGCGTCCGTTCTGCCGGATTACAAAGTCCAGGAAAAATGGCTGAAAGAGAATGGGGAAAAATTGTGGAATTGTGTATAA
- a CDS encoding F0F1 ATP synthase subunit A: MEELNCETVFTLPIVGGISESVVVTWIIMAVLVLASIILVRNLKVENPGKVQLALEAGIGWAEDFFEGILGKENKGYIPYLITVLLYLACSNTLAPLFGFKPPTKDLNVTAALAIMSMCLIEFSGIKKNGMKHWVKHFAEPIPIVAPIMILEIVIRPLSLCMRLFGNMLAGFVVMELLKAVVPLIVPIPVSFYFDIFDGLLQAYVFVFLTSLFMMEEME; this comes from the coding sequence ATGGAAGAACTGAACTGTGAAACGGTGTTCACTCTTCCGATAGTAGGTGGGATTTCAGAATCAGTTGTTGTTACCTGGATTATTATGGCGGTGCTTGTTCTTGCATCGATCATCCTGGTAAGAAACCTGAAAGTAGAAAATCCCGGAAAGGTGCAGCTTGCTCTGGAGGCCGGTATCGGCTGGGCAGAGGATTTCTTTGAGGGAATTTTAGGAAAAGAGAACAAGGGATATATACCGTATCTGATCACGGTACTTCTTTATCTGGCTTGTTCTAATACGCTTGCACCGTTATTTGGCTTTAAGCCGCCGACGAAAGATCTGAACGTAACGGCAGCACTTGCGATCATGAGTATGTGCCTGATCGAGTTTTCGGGCATTAAGAAGAATGGAATGAAGCACTGGGTAAAACACTTTGCTGAGCCTATTCCGATCGTAGCACCGATTATGATTTTGGAGATCGTCATCCGGCCATTGTCGCTTTGTATGCGATTATTTGGAAATATGCTGGCAGGATTTGTGGTAATGGAGCTTCTGAAAGCTGTAGTTCCACTGATTGTACCGATTCCGGTCAGTTTTTATTTCGATATTTTCGATGGCCTTCTTCAGGCGTACGTATTTGTATTCCTGACATCTTTATTCATGATGGAAGAGATGGAGTAA
- the atpE gene encoding ATP synthase F0 subunit C — MSTLIAIGAAIAVFTGIGAGIGIGHATGKAVEAIARQPEAEGKISKNLILGCALAEATAIYGFIIGILIIFFLK; from the coding sequence ATGTCAACACTTATTGCTATTGGAGCAGCTATTGCAGTATTTACAGGTATTGGAGCAGGTATTGGTATCGGACATGCTACAGGAAAGGCTGTAGAAGCGATCGCAAGACAGCCGGAAGCAGAAGGAAAGATCAGTAAGAACCTGATCCTTGGATGTGCACTTGCAGAGGCAACAGCTATTTACGGTTTCATCATCGGTATCCTGATCATCTTCTTCCTGAAATAA
- the atpF gene encoding F0F1 ATP synthase subunit B, with protein MGLVWTIINLIVLFLLLRHFLINPVSNIMEQRRKLIADGLQNAQDTQDEANRLKAEYEEALSGAKKESAEIVDKARIDARAEYDRIVGEAGAKAGNIIENAKENVRIEREQTMKELQSQIAGLAIASAEKIVGDKEQNIYDQFLGEVGGTDEDTDK; from the coding sequence ATGGGACTTGTTTGGACCATTATCAACCTTATTGTTCTCTTTCTTCTGTTGAGACATTTCCTGATCAATCCGGTAAGTAATATCATGGAGCAGCGTAGAAAGCTGATCGCAGATGGTCTTCAGAACGCACAGGATACGCAGGACGAAGCGAACCGGTTAAAAGCGGAATATGAGGAAGCACTGAGCGGAGCAAAGAAAGAATCCGCAGAGATTGTTGACAAAGCACGGATCGATGCCAGGGCAGAGTATGACCGCATTGTTGGTGAAGCCGGAGCGAAGGCGGGCAATATCATTGAGAATGCAAAAGAAAATGTGCGTATCGAGCGTGAACAAACAATGAAAGAGCTTCAGTCCCAGATCGCAGGACTTGCGATCGCTTCCGCAGAGAAGATCGTGGGTGACAAAGAGCAGAACATTTATGACCAGTTTTTGGGAGAAGTAGGTGGGACAGATGAAGATACAGACAAGTAA
- the atpH gene encoding ATP synthase F1 subunit delta: MKIQTSKSQIYCPVAAVRYARVLYEVNVPAEAVQKTREIFSEVPQLHDIFVNPTIDLKKKMTVIDKVFPEEIRNFLKVVCKYQRMDLIEDIFAAYDRYCDEQNQVLNAVLTCTVPPSEEQKKGMEAFLCKKYGAKKAKIEVCQDQALLGGFILRVGSDEYDWSMKGRLNRLEQRLTWR; the protein is encoded by the coding sequence ATGAAGATACAGACAAGTAAAAGTCAGATTTACTGCCCTGTGGCAGCAGTCAGATATGCACGGGTGCTGTATGAAGTCAATGTCCCGGCAGAAGCTGTGCAGAAGACACGAGAGATCTTCAGTGAAGTACCGCAGCTTCACGATATTTTCGTGAACCCTACCATTGATCTTAAGAAAAAAATGACAGTGATAGATAAGGTATTTCCGGAGGAGATCAGAAATTTCCTTAAAGTGGTTTGCAAATATCAGCGAATGGATCTGATCGAGGATATTTTCGCCGCATATGACAGGTACTGCGATGAACAGAACCAGGTTCTGAATGCTGTCCTGACATGTACTGTACCTCCGAGTGAGGAACAGAAAAAAGGAATGGAGGCGTTCCTTTGCAAAAAGTATGGAGCTAAAAAAGCAAAGATTGAAGTATGCCAGGATCAGGCACTGCTTGGCGGTTTTATTCTCCGCGTTGGCAGTGATGAGTATGACTGGAGTATGAAAGGACGCCTGAACAGATTAGAACAAAGATTGACCTGGAGGTGA
- the atpA gene encoding F0F1 ATP synthase subunit alpha, which yields MSSINSDEIISILKEEIENFDTLSKDSEVGTVVAVGDGIATIYGIDHAMYGEIVTFETGLKGMVQDIRKNEIGCILFGSDTGIREGTKVARTGKKAGVPVGDAYVGRVVNALGEPIDGKGEIASDDYRPIENEAPGIVDRKSVSVPMETGILSIDAMFPIGRGQRELIIGDRQTGKTSIALDTILNQKGKDVICVYVAIGQKASTVAKVVNTLQTHGAMDYTIIVSSTASDCAPLQYIAPYAGTAMAEYFMHKGKDALIIYDDLSKHAVAYRALSLLLGRSPGREAYPGDVFYLHSRLLERSSRLSEELGGGSITALPIIETQAGDVSAYIPTNVISITDGQIFLESGLFASGMRPAVNVGLSVSRVGGAAQTKAMKKASGSIRIDLAQYREMEVFTQFSSDLDAATKEQLEYGSGLMELLKQPLYHPLSLHEKVITLCAATHKVLLGVEKTKIKSFQADMLRYFDTEHPEIGQEIEDKKVLSEELITKIVETAKEFKKSRC from the coding sequence GTGAGTTCAATCAATTCAGATGAGATTATTTCTATCCTGAAAGAGGAGATAGAAAATTTTGATACACTGAGCAAGGACAGTGAAGTTGGTACTGTTGTTGCTGTAGGTGACGGAATCGCCACGATTTATGGGATTGATCACGCCATGTACGGGGAGATCGTTACCTTCGAGACAGGCCTGAAAGGAATGGTACAGGATATCCGTAAGAATGAAATCGGATGTATTCTTTTCGGAAGCGATACAGGCATCCGCGAAGGCACGAAGGTAGCCCGTACAGGAAAGAAGGCAGGCGTTCCGGTTGGCGATGCTTATGTAGGAAGAGTTGTAAATGCACTCGGTGAACCGATCGACGGAAAAGGTGAGATTGCATCAGACGATTACCGCCCGATCGAGAATGAAGCACCGGGAATCGTAGATCGTAAATCAGTCAGTGTCCCGATGGAAACCGGTATTCTTTCCATCGATGCAATGTTTCCGATCGGTCGTGGACAGCGTGAGCTGATCATTGGAGACCGTCAGACGGGAAAGACATCCATTGCTTTGGACACAATTCTGAATCAGAAAGGCAAAGATGTAATCTGTGTCTATGTTGCAATCGGACAGAAAGCATCGACAGTTGCCAAAGTTGTAAATACATTGCAGACGCATGGAGCGATGGATTATACGATTATCGTATCTTCCACAGCAAGCGACTGTGCCCCACTTCAGTACATTGCACCATATGCAGGAACAGCAATGGCTGAATATTTCATGCACAAGGGAAAAGATGCCCTGATCATTTATGATGATCTTTCCAAGCACGCAGTTGCTTATCGTGCTTTATCCCTGTTGCTTGGACGTTCTCCGGGACGTGAGGCATATCCGGGAGATGTCTTTTATCTTCATTCAAGACTTCTGGAGAGATCCAGCCGCCTGAGTGAGGAACTTGGAGGAGGTTCTATTACGGCACTTCCAATTATTGAAACGCAGGCAGGAGATGTATCTGCATACATCCCGACCAACGTAATTTCCATTACAGACGGACAGATCTTCCTGGAGAGCGGACTTTTCGCATCAGGAATGAGACCGGCGGTTAATGTCGGACTTTCTGTATCCCGTGTAGGTGGTGCGGCACAGACGAAAGCAATGAAAAAGGCATCAGGAAGTATCCGTATCGATCTTGCACAGTATCGTGAAATGGAAGTGTTTACGCAGTTCAGTTCTGATCTGGATGCGGCAACCAAGGAACAACTGGAATATGGAAGTGGTCTGATGGAACTTCTGAAGCAGCCATTATATCATCCGCTTTCACTGCATGAGAAGGTAATCACACTCTGTGCAGCAACGCATAAAGTACTTCTTGGAGTAGAAAAGACAAAGATCAAATCATTCCAGGCAGATATGCTTCGTTATTTTGATACAGAGCATCCGGAGATCGGTCAGGAGATCGAGGACAAGAAAGTATTGTCAGAGGAATTGATCACAAAGATCGTAGAGACGGCAAAGGAATTTAAGAAGAGCAGGTGTTAA
- the atpG gene encoding ATP synthase F1 subunit gamma, translating into MANIREIQSRINSVKDTMKITNAMYMISSSKLTQARKKLADTEPYFYALQGEISRILRHMPELHHSYFNQREEIPAEERKIGSIVITADKGLAGAYNHNIVKLEEEILAKPGQHKLFIVGELGRHYFAKRDVEIDTNFKYTVQRPTMHRARDISGVILEQFRNRELDEVYVVYTRMENSVQAEAEVMKLLPLERSDFGEMKMPLNMYREEIELNPSPMAVMNSIVPSYINGMIYGCLVEAYASEHNARMMAMKSATDSAQELIKELSILYNRARQAAITQEITEVCSGARAQQKKS; encoded by the coding sequence ATGGCAAATATCAGAGAGATACAGAGCAGGATCAACAGTGTCAAGGACACGATGAAGATTACCAATGCAATGTATATGATCTCTTCTTCAAAGCTGACGCAGGCAAGGAAAAAGCTGGCAGATACAGAGCCGTATTTCTATGCACTTCAGGGTGAGATCAGCCGTATTCTCCGTCATATGCCGGAACTGCATCACAGTTATTTCAATCAGAGAGAAGAGATCCCGGCAGAAGAACGAAAGATCGGATCGATCGTGATCACGGCGGATAAGGGTCTCGCCGGAGCTTACAACCATAACATTGTAAAGTTGGAAGAAGAAATCCTGGCGAAGCCGGGACAGCATAAGCTGTTCATTGTCGGAGAACTCGGAAGACATTATTTTGCCAAACGTGATGTAGAGATTGATACAAACTTTAAATATACAGTTCAGAGACCGACCATGCATCGTGCGAGGGACATTTCGGGAGTGATCCTGGAGCAGTTCCGCAACAGGGAGCTGGATGAGGTTTACGTGGTTTACACGAGAATGGAAAATTCGGTGCAGGCTGAAGCGGAAGTCATGAAACTGCTTCCTTTGGAGAGAAGTGATTTCGGTGAGATGAAGATGCCACTGAATATGTACCGTGAGGAAATCGAACTGAATCCATCACCGATGGCGGTCATGAACAGTATTGTACCAAGCTATATCAACGGTATGATCTATGGTTGTCTGGTAGAGGCATATGCAAGTGAACACAATGCACGTATGATGGCGATGAAATCGGCAACGGACAGTGCCCAGGAGCTGATCAAGGAACTGTCGATCCTCTATAACAGAGCAAGGCAGGCAGCCATTACGCAGGAGATCACGGAAGTCTGCAGTGGTGCGAGAGCACAGCAGAAGAAGAGTTAA
- the atpD gene encoding F0F1 ATP synthase subunit beta — MNKGRIVQVMGPVVDVVFENGDLPFIKDALEVENNGKKCIMEVAQHLGNNEVRCLMLAASEGLCKDMEVTATGAGIQVPVGEQTLGRLFNVLGETIDNGEPITDSKKWVIHREPPTFEEQSPVVEILETGIKVIDLLAPYAKGGKIGLFGGAGVGKTVLIQELIRNIATEHGGYSIFTGVGERSREGNDLWTEMKASGVLDKTALVFGQMNEPPGARMRVAETGLTMAEYFRDEQHQNVLLFIDNIFRFTQAGSEVSALLGRMPSAVGYQPTLATEMGELQERIASTKNGSVTSVQAVYVPADDLTDPAPATTFAHLDATTVLSRKIVEQGIYPAVDPLESSSRILEADVVGEEHYEVANKVIAILQKYKELQDIIAILGMEELSDEDKATVMRARKIQRFLSQPFFVAETFTGIPGKYVPLKETIRGFKMIIDGEMDEYPESAFFNVGTIDDVIAKAKAEAEEAQA, encoded by the coding sequence ATGAATAAAGGACGAATTGTACAGGTTATGGGACCTGTCGTTGACGTAGTATTTGAGAACGGCGACCTTCCTTTTATCAAAGATGCTCTTGAAGTTGAAAATAACGGAAAGAAATGCATCATGGAGGTTGCACAGCACCTCGGAAATAATGAGGTACGCTGCCTGATGCTTGCCGCCAGCGAAGGACTTTGCAAGGATATGGAAGTCACAGCGACCGGAGCGGGTATTCAGGTACCTGTCGGTGAGCAGACACTGGGCAGACTGTTCAATGTACTCGGTGAGACAATCGACAATGGCGAGCCGATCACTGATTCAAAAAAATGGGTCATCCACAGAGAGCCACCAACATTTGAAGAGCAAAGTCCGGTTGTAGAGATTCTTGAGACAGGAATCAAGGTTATCGACCTTCTTGCACCTTATGCAAAAGGTGGTAAGATCGGTCTGTTCGGTGGAGCCGGTGTAGGTAAGACTGTATTGATTCAGGAGCTGATCCGTAACATTGCCACGGAGCATGGCGGATATTCCATCTTTACAGGAGTCGGAGAGCGTTCCCGTGAGGGAAATGACCTCTGGACAGAAATGAAGGCATCAGGAGTACTGGATAAGACAGCACTGGTATTCGGACAGATGAATGAGCCACCTGGAGCACGTATGCGTGTCGCTGAGACAGGACTGACGATGGCAGAATATTTCCGTGATGAGCAGCATCAGAACGTGCTTCTCTTCATTGACAATATTTTCCGTTTTACACAGGCAGGATCTGAGGTATCCGCACTTCTTGGCCGTATGCCTTCAGCCGTTGGTTATCAGCCGACACTGGCTACCGAGATGGGTGAGCTTCAGGAGCGTATCGCATCAACAAAGAACGGTTCAGTTACATCCGTTCAGGCGGTCTATGTACCTGCCGATGACCTGACTGACCCGGCCCCGGCAACAACATTTGCCCATCTGGATGCGACAACTGTACTTTCAAGAAAGATCGTTGAGCAGGGAATTTATCCGGCAGTAGATCCGCTGGAGTCCAGTTCCCGTATTCTGGAAGCAGATGTAGTTGGAGAAGAACATTATGAGGTTGCAAATAAAGTAATCGCAATTCTTCAGAAATATAAAGAATTGCAGGATATCATTGCCATCCTTGGTATGGAAGAGTTATCAGATGAGGATAAGGCAACTGTTATGCGTGCAAGAAAGATTCAGAGATTCCTTTCTCAGCCGTTCTTTGTAGCGGAGACATTTACGGGAATCCCGGGAAAATATGTACCGCTGAAAGAAACGATCCGTGGATTCAAGATGATCATTGACGGAGAGATGGATGAATATCCGGAAAGTGCATTCTTTAATGTTGGAACGATCGACGATGTCATTGCAAAGGCAAAAGCTGAAGCAGAAGAGGCACAGGCATAA
- the atpC gene encoding ATP synthase F1 subunit epsilon produces MDTFGLKIIASDGVFYAGRCQKLTIPAPDGEKGILAHHENMVIAVTVGIARMNVDGTEWKEIAVGTGFAEIVNNRVTLIVDTAEKPEDIDVRRAREQKERAEEQLRQKQSIQQYYHTQASLARAMNRLRLSQDKKWNL; encoded by the coding sequence ATGGATACATTTGGTCTTAAAATCATAGCGAGTGACGGAGTGTTCTATGCAGGAAGATGTCAGAAACTGACTATTCCGGCACCGGATGGTGAGAAAGGAATCCTTGCCCATCATGAGAATATGGTGATCGCGGTGACAGTCGGGATTGCCCGGATGAACGTTGACGGGACGGAATGGAAAGAGATTGCTGTAGGAACAGGATTTGCGGAGATTGTAAATAACCGTGTAACTCTGATCGTAGATACAGCGGAGAAGCCGGAAGATATTGATGTACGTCGTGCAAGAGAGCAGAAAGAGCGGGCAGAAGAACAGCTTCGTCAGAAGCAGAGTATTCAGCAGTATTATCATACGCAGGCTTCGCTGGCAAGAGCAATGAACCGACTGCGTCTGTCGCAGGATAAAAAATGGAACTTGTAA
- a CDS encoding GGDEF domain-containing protein, with protein MSDRDNPRSLVEIMNDVLSTVREHYDSEYVYYIEKEYEDIDVIYEWCAKHVPWQRDKIKMLPKDQRPRWMEQEITDTTEDSYSVFRRLDENTVAILAAVGVHRGGCEVDLLRSVLAYLPEAITLQKLQKQQEYLSYHDKLTGLYNRNSFVSYTTDINPDELNSLGAVSVDINGLKNFNKEFGRDYGDEVVIRVGEVLEEYFHTANVYRMTGDEYLVLVENITYEEFMKQVHGTYTKLDNISLGLASLGCAWEKIDIDVDALVLSAENMMREEKKKYYKNLRKGHHEPIIKQDLLEDIEEGRFIVCLVPKIDVATGNVAGAEAVVRYHHKDLGIMEPGRYINLLEETRLSHYLDLYVFEEVCKTLHRWELDNLPMIPVSVNFAGTTLRQDNLIEEMEKLIDRYRVRCEYLEVEVSESYADMNQEMLAETSSKIRKANVRVILDHFGSKNSSFSILSLMEFDGLKLDKSVISNLVGNRRSRLVAKAVIDICRQLGAVVMASGVETQDQVNVLEELGCDYAQGSFFNKAITIETFEVRYLKE; from the coding sequence ATGAGTGATAGAGATAATCCGCGTTCTCTCGTAGAGATTATGAATGATGTACTGAGTACGGTACGTGAACATTATGACTCCGAGTATGTATATTATATTGAAAAAGAATATGAAGATATTGATGTGATTTATGAGTGGTGTGCCAAGCATGTGCCATGGCAGAGGGATAAGATCAAGATGCTGCCGAAGGATCAACGGCCACGCTGGATGGAACAGGAGATTACGGACACCACGGAGGACAGCTACAGTGTCTTCAGGAGACTGGATGAGAATACTGTGGCAATTCTTGCAGCAGTAGGGGTTCACCGTGGAGGATGCGAAGTGGATCTGCTGCGGAGCGTTCTGGCGTATCTTCCGGAGGCCATTACTTTACAGAAGCTTCAGAAGCAGCAGGAGTATCTGAGTTATCATGACAAGCTTACGGGACTATACAATAGAAACAGTTTTGTTTCTTATACAACGGATATAAATCCCGATGAGTTAAATTCATTAGGTGCAGTATCGGTAGATATTAACGGTCTTAAGAATTTTAATAAGGAATTTGGAAGAGATTACGGAGATGAAGTAGTGATCCGTGTCGGGGAAGTGCTGGAAGAGTATTTCCATACTGCAAATGTATATCGTATGACCGGGGATGAGTACCTGGTTCTGGTGGAAAATATCACATACGAAGAGTTTATGAAGCAGGTACACGGCACGTATACGAAGCTGGATAATATCAGTCTCGGACTTGCTTCTCTTGGCTGTGCATGGGAGAAGATCGACATTGATGTGGATGCACTGGTTTTAAGTGCCGAGAACATGATGCGTGAAGAGAAGAAAAAGTATTATAAGAATCTGCGGAAGGGTCATCATGAACCGATCATCAAGCAGGATCTTCTGGAGGATATTGAGGAAGGCAGATTTATCGTATGTCTTGTTCCGAAGATTGATGTGGCGACCGGCAATGTGGCAGGAGCAGAGGCAGTCGTACGCTACCACCACAAGGATCTTGGAATCATGGAACCGGGAAGATATATTAATCTTCTGGAAGAGACAAGACTGTCCCATTATCTGGATCTGTATGTTTTTGAGGAGGTCTGCAAGACCCTGCACAGATGGGAGCTGGACAATCTCCCGATGATTCCGGTTTCTGTCAATTTTGCAGGCACGACATTAAGACAGGACAATCTAATCGAAGAGATGGAGAAGCTTATAGATCGGTATCGTGTCCGTTGTGAATATCTCGAAGTAGAGGTATCCGAATCTTATGCCGACATGAATCAGGAGATGCTGGCAGAGACCAGCAGTAAGATCCGGAAGGCGAATGTCCGGGTGATCCTGGATCATTTCGGGTCAAAAAATTCCAGCTTTTCCATTCTTTCACTGATGGAATTTGATGGATTGAAGCTGGATAAAAGTGTGATTTCAAATTTAGTCGGAAACCGGAGAAGCAGGCTTGTTGCAAAAGCGGTGATCGATATCTGCCGTCAGCTTGGTGCCGTGGTCATGGCATCCGGTGTGGAGACGCAGGATCAGGTGAATGTACTGGAAGAACTGGGATGTGATTATGCACAGGGATCATTCTTTAATAAGGCGATTACGATCGAGACATTTGAAGTAAGATATTTAAAAGAGTAG
- a CDS encoding D-alanyl-D-alanine carboxypeptidase family protein, with amino-acid sequence MKNESFRRSFSMLCAAVGLIVLMGIAVAGQMESTEQQNQKLLSENQKLTEENERLEKDLNNWKIAKEIKEAPAVRLKEDSENWMLALVNEEYPLAKDYTPASLTKLDEKCSVDTRIYGELEQMIADARQAGLNLYVTSAYRSYDRQREVFDTTMKDWISKGYSPLDAYDETKKSVAVPGTSEHATGLAVDIISGQYTGLDDKQGDTAEQEWLMAHCQEYGFILRFPKDKSNVTGIVYEPWHYRYVGKEAAKKITEQGITLEEYLQAD; translated from the coding sequence ATGAAAAATGAGAGTTTCAGACGATCTTTTTCGATGTTGTGTGCGGCAGTGGGATTGATAGTCCTGATGGGAATTGCAGTGGCAGGGCAGATGGAAAGCACGGAACAGCAGAATCAGAAACTCCTTTCTGAAAATCAGAAGCTGACAGAAGAGAACGAAAGACTTGAAAAAGATTTAAATAACTGGAAGATTGCAAAAGAAATAAAAGAAGCACCCGCAGTCCGGCTGAAGGAAGATTCAGAGAACTGGATGCTTGCACTTGTAAATGAAGAGTATCCGCTGGCGAAAGACTATACACCGGCATCTCTGACAAAGCTGGATGAGAAGTGCTCAGTGGATACAAGAATTTACGGAGAGCTGGAGCAGATGATCGCAGATGCGAGACAGGCGGGGCTGAATTTATATGTGACATCAGCATACCGGTCTTATGATCGCCAGCGGGAAGTGTTTGATACGACAATGAAAGACTGGATCAGTAAAGGATACAGTCCACTGGATGCTTATGATGAGACGAAGAAATCTGTGGCAGTTCCGGGTACCAGTGAACATGCGACAGGACTTGCGGTGGACATTATTTCCGGACAGTATACCGGATTGGATGATAAGCAGGGAGATACAGCCGAGCAGGAATGGCTGATGGCACATTGTCAGGAATATGGATTTATTCTGCGGTTTCCAAAAGATAAATCCAATGTAACGGGGATTGTTTATGAACCGTGGCATTATCGATATGTAGGAAAAGAAGCGGCCAAAAAGATAACTGAGCAGGGGATCACCTTGGAAGAATATCTTCAGGCTGATTGA